A portion of the Ascaphus truei isolate aAscTru1 chromosome 14, aAscTru1.hap1, whole genome shotgun sequence genome contains these proteins:
- the PLS1 gene encoding plastin-1 isoform X3: MLLPLSEEEKIAFANWINEALKDDSDCQHLLPMKPSTSSLFTSLRDGILLCKMINIAQPDTIDERAINKTKLTPFTISENINLALNSASAIGCTVVNIGAHDLTEGRPHLVLGLLWQIIKAGLFADIEISRNEGLITLLRDGEELEELIKLSPEELLLRWVNYHLQNAGWHQISNFSKDIKDSRAYYYLLKEISSSDGSGPIDFSGFHETNDLKRANYMLQEADKLGCRQFVMPSDVVAGNPKLNLAFVANLFNMYPAMHNASGIGLGQIEGESKEERTFRNWMNSLGVAPYVNHMYSDMRDALVIFQLYDRTRLPVDWNRVNRSPFPALGGNMKKIENCNYAVDIGKKSKFSLVGICGHDLNEGNRTLTLALVWQLMRRYTLNVLSDLGGGEKVDDRTIINWVNETLANAKKPTFITSFKDPSISTSLPVLDLIDAIAPKAMKPEMVKRDNLSNADKMNNAKYAISIARKIGAQIYALPDDLVEVKPKMVMTVFACLMAKGLNKLK, encoded by the exons ATGCTGCTACCTCTTTCAGAGGAAGAGAAGATCGCCTTTGCCAACTGGATAAATGAAGCTTTAAAAGACGACTCAGACTGCCAACACCTCCTTCCCATGAAACCTTCAACTTCCAGCCTTTTTACATCACTCAGGGATGGCATTTTACTTTG CAAAATGATCAACATAGCTCAACCAGACACTATTGATGAAAGGGCCATTAACAAAACAAAGCTGACGCCATTCACCATTTCA GAAAATATCAATCTGGCACTGAACTCCGCCTCAGCCATTGGTTGTACAGTGGTCAATATTGGCGCCCATGACTTAACAGAAGGAAGGCCTCATCTGGTATTAGGCCTTCTGTGGCAGATTATTAAAGCAGGACTGTTTGCTGACATTGAAATCTCCAGGAATGAAG GTCTTATCACTTTGCTTCGTGATGGGGAAGAACTGGAGGAATTAATTAAGCTCTCTCCTGAAGAACTCTTGCTTCGTTGGGTAAACTATCACCTGCAAAATGCTGGCTGGCATCAAATAAGCAACTTCAGTAAAGACATTAAG GACTCCAGAGCTTACTACTACTTGCTGAAGGAGATCTCTTCCAGTGACGGCTCAGGTCCCATTGACTTTTCTGGATTTCAT GAGACAAATGATTTGAAGAGGGCTAATTACATGCTTCAAGAAGCTGACAAACTGGGGTGCAGGCAGTTTGTGATGCCATCAGATGTGGTTGCCGGTAACCCTAAACTGAACTTGGCTTTTGTTGCCAATCTGTTCAACATGTACCCCGCTATGCACAATGCGTCTGGTATTGGATTAGGTCAAATAGAAG GAGAAAGCAAGGAAGAGAGAACATTCCGTAACTGGATGAATTCTCTGGGCGTCGCCCCATATGTTAACCACATGTACAG TGATATGAGGGATGCCCTAGTCATCTTCCAGCTGTACGATAGAACCCGGCTGCCGGTGGACTGGAATCGTGTCAACAGGTCTCCATTTCCGGCTCTTGGGGGGAACATGAAAAAG atCGAGAACTGTAACTATGCAGTTGACATTGGAAAGAAGTCCAAATTTTCTTTAGTGGGTATTTGCGGGCACGATTTGAATGAAGGAAATCGCACACTAACTCTGGCGTTAGTTTGGCAGCTAATGAGAAG GTACACATTAAATGTGTTATCAGATCTCGGAGGGGGTGAAAAGGTTGATGACCGAACTATTATAAACTGGGTGAATGAAACACTTGCTAATGCAAAGAAACCCACTTTTATCACCAGCTTCAAG gaTCCGAGCATTAGCACTAGCCTGCCTGTGCTGGATTTAATTGATGCCATTGCACCTAAAGCAATGAAACCAGAAATGGTGAAAAGGGACAATCTGTCTAATGCAGATAAGATGAATAATGCAAA
- the PLS1 gene encoding plastin-1 isoform X2 has translation MQDLKSKEISKTFRKAINRREGIKALGGTSSISSQGTQHSYSEEEKIAFANWINEALKDDSDCQHLLPMKPSTSSLFTSLRDGILLCKMINIAQPDTIDERAINKTKLTPFTISENINLALNSASAIGCTVVNIGAHDLTEGRPHLVLGLLWQIIKAGLFADIEISRNEGLITLLRDGEELEELIKLSPEELLLRWVNYHLQNAGWHQISNFSKDIKDSRAYYYLLKEISSSDGSGPIDFSGFHETNDLKRANYMLQEADKLGCRQFVMPSDVVAGNPKLNLAFVANLFNMYPAMHNASGIGLGQIEGESKEERTFRNWMNSLGVAPYVNHMYSDMRDALVIFQLYDRTRLPVDWNRVNRSPFPALGGNMKKIENCNYAVDIGKKSKFSLVGICGHDLNEGNRTLTLALVWQLMRRYTLNVLSDLGGGEKVDDRTIINWVNETLANAKKPTFITSFKDPSISTSLPVLDLIDAIAPKAMKPEMVKRDNLSNADKMNNAKYAISIARKIGAQIYALPDDLVEVKPKMVMTVFACLMAKGLNKLK, from the exons ATGCAAGACTTGAAAAGTAAAGAGATTAGCAAAACATTCAGAAAAGCAATCAACAGGAGAGAAGGAATAAAAGCGCTCGGAGGGACCTCTTCTATCTCCAGCCAGGGAACACAGCACTCTTACTCAG AGGAAGAGAAGATCGCCTTTGCCAACTGGATAAATGAAGCTTTAAAAGACGACTCAGACTGCCAACACCTCCTTCCCATGAAACCTTCAACTTCCAGCCTTTTTACATCACTCAGGGATGGCATTTTACTTTG CAAAATGATCAACATAGCTCAACCAGACACTATTGATGAAAGGGCCATTAACAAAACAAAGCTGACGCCATTCACCATTTCA GAAAATATCAATCTGGCACTGAACTCCGCCTCAGCCATTGGTTGTACAGTGGTCAATATTGGCGCCCATGACTTAACAGAAGGAAGGCCTCATCTGGTATTAGGCCTTCTGTGGCAGATTATTAAAGCAGGACTGTTTGCTGACATTGAAATCTCCAGGAATGAAG GTCTTATCACTTTGCTTCGTGATGGGGAAGAACTGGAGGAATTAATTAAGCTCTCTCCTGAAGAACTCTTGCTTCGTTGGGTAAACTATCACCTGCAAAATGCTGGCTGGCATCAAATAAGCAACTTCAGTAAAGACATTAAG GACTCCAGAGCTTACTACTACTTGCTGAAGGAGATCTCTTCCAGTGACGGCTCAGGTCCCATTGACTTTTCTGGATTTCAT GAGACAAATGATTTGAAGAGGGCTAATTACATGCTTCAAGAAGCTGACAAACTGGGGTGCAGGCAGTTTGTGATGCCATCAGATGTGGTTGCCGGTAACCCTAAACTGAACTTGGCTTTTGTTGCCAATCTGTTCAACATGTACCCCGCTATGCACAATGCGTCTGGTATTGGATTAGGTCAAATAGAAG GAGAAAGCAAGGAAGAGAGAACATTCCGTAACTGGATGAATTCTCTGGGCGTCGCCCCATATGTTAACCACATGTACAG TGATATGAGGGATGCCCTAGTCATCTTCCAGCTGTACGATAGAACCCGGCTGCCGGTGGACTGGAATCGTGTCAACAGGTCTCCATTTCCGGCTCTTGGGGGGAACATGAAAAAG atCGAGAACTGTAACTATGCAGTTGACATTGGAAAGAAGTCCAAATTTTCTTTAGTGGGTATTTGCGGGCACGATTTGAATGAAGGAAATCGCACACTAACTCTGGCGTTAGTTTGGCAGCTAATGAGAAG GTACACATTAAATGTGTTATCAGATCTCGGAGGGGGTGAAAAGGTTGATGACCGAACTATTATAAACTGGGTGAATGAAACACTTGCTAATGCAAAGAAACCCACTTTTATCACCAGCTTCAAG gaTCCGAGCATTAGCACTAGCCTGCCTGTGCTGGATTTAATTGATGCCATTGCACCTAAAGCAATGAAACCAGAAATGGTGAAAAGGGACAATCTGTCTAATGCAGATAAGATGAATAATGCAAA